One genomic segment of Deltaproteobacteria bacterium includes these proteins:
- a CDS encoding ABC transporter ATP-binding protein gives MGGKEDRKDSPREVVASKASAIEIRGLTKEFGSVVAVANISLEIKEGEFITLLGPSGSGKTTTLMMIAGFLFPTAGDIRIGTESILSRPVHKRNLGIVFQNYSLFPHMTVYDNIAFPLKMRRLAPGDIERRVKGFLELVKLSGFEERYPKQLSGGQQQRVALARALVFDPPIVLMDEPLGALDKNLREAMQLEIKDIQERLRITTIYVTHDQSEALTMSDRIVVMNNGSIEQVGSAEELYESPANRFVAGFIGESNFLEGQVTGRDGDSLEVTSDRGITFNTVARGFEAGMGKRVCTVLRPEKLTFLAGGETPRGWNMVEGIIEEEIYLGEIRRYKVKTVEGQVLSLKISNMTGIEHHRRGDRVRVGWRWTDGIVVE, from the coding sequence ATGGGCGGAAAGGAAGACAGGAAAGATTCTCCCAGGGAGGTCGTGGCCAGCAAGGCTTCCGCGATCGAGATAAGGGGCCTGACAAAGGAGTTCGGCAGTGTAGTTGCTGTGGCCAACATTTCTCTGGAGATCAAAGAGGGTGAGTTCATTACCCTCCTGGGGCCGAGCGGATCGGGAAAGACTACGACACTGATGATGATCGCAGGATTTCTCTTTCCGACCGCCGGGGACATAAGGATCGGCACCGAGTCGATCCTCTCCAGGCCCGTCCATAAGCGAAATCTCGGGATCGTCTTTCAGAACTACTCTCTCTTCCCCCACATGACCGTATACGACAATATCGCTTTTCCCCTGAAGATGAGGAGGCTGGCTCCAGGAGATATCGAGCGACGTGTCAAGGGTTTTCTGGAACTGGTAAAACTCTCAGGTTTTGAAGAACGCTACCCCAAACAGCTTAGCGGCGGACAACAGCAGCGTGTGGCCTTGGCACGGGCCCTGGTCTTTGATCCGCCCATTGTGCTCATGGACGAACCCCTGGGGGCGCTGGACAAGAATCTGAGAGAGGCCATGCAACTGGAGATCAAGGACATCCAGGAACGCCTCAGGATTACGACCATCTATGTGACTCACGACCAGAGTGAGGCGCTTACCATGAGTGATCGAATCGTTGTCATGAACAACGGGAGCATAGAGCAGGTGGGATCGGCCGAAGAACTCTACGAAAGCCCCGCCAACCGATTCGTGGCAGGCTTCATCGGAGAGTCGAACTTTCTGGAGGGGCAGGTAACGGGTCGGGATGGAGACTCCCTGGAGGTCACCTCGGATAGGGGGATCACGTTCAATACCGTTGCCAGAGGGTTTGAGGCCGGGATGGGGAAGAGGGTCTGCACGGTTCTGAGGCCGGAAAAGCTGACCTTTCTCGCCGGGGGTGAAACCCCTAGAGGCTGGAACATGGTCGAGGGAATCATAGAAGAGGAGATCTATCTGGGCGAGATCCGTCGATACAAGGTCAAGACGGTCGAAGGTCAGGTCCTGTCACTGAAGATCTCCAACATGACAGGGATCGAGCACCACCGCAGGGGCGACAGGGTGAGGGTCGGATGGCGCTGGACTGACGGAATCGTCGTGGAGTAG
- a CDS encoding corrinoid protein, translated as MAEAVGKEYFDRLAETIVNGEKDECIRLVNEGLAKGMDPIEAIEKGLGKGIIQVGDDFGEGRVFLPELIMAADVMKEGVAILDERIKAQGGVRKSLGKIVMGTVKGDIHDIGKSVVAAVLQANGYDVIDLGIDVDEGTFVKAAREHDADCVGMSSLLTLAIQEMGTVIEKLKEEGLRDRVKVIVGGCPVTQEFADEIGADAVGFDAADAVRKMEALLGGK; from the coding sequence ATGGCTGAAGCAGTGGGAAAGGAGTATTTCGACAGACTCGCCGAAACGATTGTGAATGGAGAGAAGGACGAATGTATCCGCCTGGTCAACGAGGGCCTGGCCAAGGGGATGGATCCCATCGAGGCGATCGAGAAGGGTCTTGGAAAGGGGATCATCCAGGTTGGAGACGATTTTGGCGAAGGCCGGGTCTTTCTCCCGGAGCTGATCATGGCGGCGGATGTCATGAAGGAGGGCGTGGCCATTCTGGACGAAAGGATCAAGGCCCAGGGGGGCGTGAGAAAGAGCCTCGGCAAGATCGTTATGGGAACAGTGAAGGGAGATATCCACGATATCGGCAAATCCGTGGTTGCTGCGGTTCTTCAGGCCAACGGATACGATGTGATAGACCTGGGCATCGATGTGGATGAGGGGACCTTTGTCAAGGCCGCCAGGGAGCATGATGCCGACTGTGTGGGCATGTCGAGCCTTCTCACCCTGGCCATTCAGGAGATGGGCACGGTGATAGAGAAACTCAAAGAGGAGGGGCTCCGTGACAGAGTCAAGGTGATTGTCGGTGGATGCCCTGTGACCCAGGAATTTGCCGATGAGATCGGGGCCGATGCCGTGGGATTCGATGCAGCAGATGCGGTGAGGAAGATGGAGGCCCTTCTCGGAGGGAAATAG
- a CDS encoding ABC transporter permease, which yields MMGSATGRHRFLPGKWVFYFLCASIFTFLVLPVFVIIPISFSAAKFLQFPPRSFSLQWYADYFGSRNWIYATIKSFQVGILTMIVATVLGTLASFAIVRGDFRGKRLVYGLLLSPLIIPVIITSVAAYYFFARLHLVGTVWALVLAHTALAIPFVVVNVTATLQGFDITLERAALSLGANRLVTFIKVTFPLIWPGIVSGSLFAFITSFDEVVVAMFLCGSKPTLPKQMWDGIRIAINPTISAVASLLIAFSVLLLLSLHFLTRRTERIRGAG from the coding sequence ATGATGGGTAGTGCAACAGGAAGGCATCGATTCTTACCGGGGAAGTGGGTCTTCTACTTTCTCTGCGCTTCGATCTTCACTTTTTTGGTCCTCCCTGTCTTCGTGATCATCCCCATATCCTTCAGTGCGGCGAAATTCCTCCAGTTCCCCCCGAGAAGCTTCTCTCTCCAGTGGTATGCTGACTACTTCGGGAGCCGAAACTGGATCTACGCAACCATAAAGAGTTTCCAGGTGGGTATCCTGACAATGATCGTGGCCACGGTTCTCGGAACGCTTGCCTCCTTTGCCATCGTCCGGGGTGATTTCAGGGGCAAGAGGTTGGTCTATGGGCTGCTTTTGTCTCCTCTTATCATTCCCGTCATCATAACCTCGGTAGCCGCCTATTATTTCTTCGCGAGACTTCACCTTGTCGGAACCGTTTGGGCCCTGGTTCTTGCCCACACCGCGCTGGCCATTCCCTTTGTGGTGGTGAATGTGACGGCTACGCTCCAGGGCTTCGATATCACCCTTGAGCGGGCCGCGCTCAGCCTGGGCGCCAACCGGTTGGTCACCTTCATCAAGGTCACCTTCCCATTGATATGGCCGGGCATCGTGAGCGGGTCCCTCTTTGCCTTTATCACCTCCTTTGACGAGGTGGTCGTTGCCATGTTCTTGTGCGGAAGCAAGCCGACCTTGCCCAAACAGATGTGGGACGGCATTCGGATAGCTATAAACCCGACGATCTCTGCGGTGGCCTCGCTCCTCATAGCCTTCTCCGTCTTGCTTTTGCTGTCGCTCCACTTCCTGACGAGGCGGACCGAGAGGATAAGGGGGGCAGGATAG
- a CDS encoding monomethylamine:corrinoid methyltransferase has protein sequence MNGNEQECVAVGERGLDEMIDFWDVVERCDKGQRMKESDYDLLLWQKVSDLIKRYDIHFDRDRIVPSDDGLADRAFEAAMDLFVDLGFYCLDTGRVARFSREEVEEVLSNAPDYYVWGEGKDQRVSRARKVEDGRDPSCTFSALGVPVPEELFVKVCQSLAMEPLADSFCGPSLLSSFRGIPIRAGHPIEVAAAIWDVSKRREAARLAGRPGLGIYALISCAESTAAILAAARREFGALRGDVTQNGVIAELKVDFARMNKVPFQLEIGAGIAGLYGPLMGGYAGGPEGTMVTLIAHFFLGLLAFRADYHIPFPIDIHQVCNTSAGMLWLVSVYCQAIARNTHLVNLSVAMAAAGPATDMLFYEMAAHALVSTVSGGNLVLGGIARDKYPERVSSLEIRTGAEVGHIAARMGMSRDQANRIVKDLLSRYEKEIPRAPLGKKFGEIYDLERVRPTEEYQEIYERIRKELVELGLDYSLL, from the coding sequence ATGAACGGCAATGAACAGGAGTGTGTGGCTGTCGGAGAGAGGGGGCTTGACGAGATGATTGACTTCTGGGATGTGGTGGAACGTTGCGATAAGGGCCAGAGGATGAAGGAGTCCGACTACGATCTTCTTCTCTGGCAGAAGGTTTCAGACCTCATAAAGCGGTACGATATCCATTTTGATCGGGATCGAATAGTTCCGAGCGATGACGGGCTCGCCGACAGGGCTTTTGAGGCAGCCATGGATCTCTTCGTCGACCTCGGCTTCTATTGCCTCGATACGGGGAGAGTGGCCCGATTCAGCCGGGAGGAGGTGGAAGAGGTTCTGAGCAATGCCCCGGATTACTATGTCTGGGGTGAAGGTAAGGACCAGAGGGTTTCCAGGGCAAGGAAAGTGGAGGACGGTCGTGATCCCTCCTGCACTTTTTCCGCATTGGGTGTCCCGGTGCCGGAAGAGCTCTTTGTCAAGGTCTGCCAGAGTCTGGCCATGGAACCCCTGGCCGACAGCTTCTGTGGCCCTTCCCTGCTCTCTTCCTTCCGGGGGATTCCCATCAGGGCGGGACATCCTATCGAGGTGGCAGCCGCCATCTGGGACGTCTCCAAGAGGCGTGAGGCGGCACGGCTGGCAGGGAGACCCGGGCTCGGCATATACGCCCTTATCTCCTGTGCGGAGAGTACGGCCGCCATTCTTGCGGCTGCTCGGCGGGAGTTCGGGGCCCTGAGAGGCGATGTCACTCAGAACGGGGTCATCGCAGAGCTCAAGGTCGATTTCGCGAGAATGAACAAGGTTCCCTTTCAACTGGAAATCGGTGCCGGCATTGCAGGCCTCTATGGTCCGCTGATGGGCGGATACGCAGGTGGACCCGAGGGAACGATGGTGACCCTGATCGCCCATTTCTTCCTGGGGTTGCTCGCCTTCAGAGCGGACTACCATATACCCTTTCCCATCGACATCCACCAGGTGTGCAACACCAGCGCCGGGATGCTCTGGCTGGTCAGCGTCTATTGCCAGGCGATCGCCAGGAACACCCATCTTGTCAACCTCTCTGTGGCCATGGCCGCTGCCGGCCCGGCGACGGACATGCTCTTTTATGAGATGGCCGCCCACGCCCTTGTTTCCACGGTTTCCGGAGGTAACCTCGTGCTGGGAGGAATCGCCAGGGACAAGTACCCGGAGCGGGTCTCCTCATTGGAGATAAGAACGGGTGCCGAGGTGGGGCACATAGCGGCACGAATGGGCATGTCCAGGGATCAGGCCAACCGGATCGTGAAAGACCTCTTGTCCAGATACGAGAAGGAAATACCCCGGGCCCCTCTGGGCAAGAAGTTCGGGGAGATCTACGACCTGGAGCGGGTCAGACCGACCGAGGAGTACCAGGAGATTTACGAGAGAATAAGGAAGGAGTTGGTGGAACTGGGGTTGGATTACTCTCTGTTGTGA
- a CDS encoding ABC transporter permease, which produces MGTSREPTQYGWAFLLPSVILLGLVFFYPIVVFLSKTFLDPGPTLKNVIDLFRTDVYLKVLWITFRISFTVTVVCVLLGYPIAYLLCEVSEGTRNLLMIMVIIPFWTSLLVRTYAWMVLLGRRGVFNSILMSLGILHSPARLLHNSFAVNVGMIQMMTPFMVLAMYSVMKGIDRGLPRAAESLGANKFQAFIRVFLPLSLPGVGAGSLLVFIYSLGFFITPALLGGRKSIMISMVIEQQVSTLLRWGFASALALLLLAATLVFFLIYSRFFKIEQL; this is translated from the coding sequence ATGGGGACTTCAAGAGAGCCGACGCAATACGGATGGGCCTTTCTGTTGCCGAGTGTCATTCTCCTCGGCCTGGTCTTTTTCTATCCGATCGTCGTTTTTCTTTCAAAGACCTTTCTCGATCCTGGTCCTACCCTGAAGAACGTTATCGATCTTTTTCGCACAGACGTCTATCTCAAGGTGCTCTGGATCACCTTCAGGATAAGTTTTACGGTGACCGTGGTCTGCGTTCTCTTGGGTTATCCTATTGCCTACCTTCTCTGTGAGGTTTCGGAGGGAACTCGAAATCTCTTGATGATCATGGTCATTATTCCTTTCTGGACCAGCCTCCTGGTCAGGACCTATGCCTGGATGGTCCTGCTGGGGAGGCGCGGGGTGTTCAACAGTATACTCATGAGTCTCGGGATTCTGCACTCCCCGGCTAGGTTGCTCCATAACTCTTTTGCCGTCAACGTGGGAATGATACAGATGATGACCCCCTTTATGGTCTTGGCCATGTACAGCGTCATGAAAGGAATCGATCGCGGACTGCCCAGGGCTGCCGAAAGCCTCGGAGCCAATAAATTCCAGGCCTTTATTCGTGTTTTTCTACCTCTCAGCCTACCTGGAGTGGGCGCGGGCTCGCTCCTGGTTTTCATATACTCCCTCGGTTTTTTCATTACACCGGCTCTTCTCGGGGGAAGAAAGAGCATCATGATCTCGATGGTAATCGAGCAGCAAGTCAGCACCCTTCTAAGGTGGGGGTTTGCATCGGCTCTGGCCCTGTTGCTCCTCGCGGCAACACTGGTTTTTTTTCTGATATACAGTCGATTTTTCAAGATCGAGCAACTCTGA
- a CDS encoding ABC transporter substrate-binding protein: MKRDARKWVVCLFVAGVFLVAGSAYGAAKQIVLSSWGGTYEKNVIKAMVEPFEKETGIKVVVTSYPNFAKIKAMVDTGNIEWDVVDIEDRMLRRGLKAGLFEPLDYSVIDKTDLLPGAVHPYAVGIEFWAGALAYSTEKYPGDNHPRNWADFWNVKKFPGARALFNGPYDMLEIALLADGVPMDKLYPLDVDRAFRSLDRIKKYVTVWWKKGAQPAQLLTDGEVDMTYAYSGRIANIIKDGAPAGLSFDQASVNIEWLVITKGTKKVKEAMKFLAFCTRPKPQAMFNAAMQYGPINRRAFDYIKPEVAALLPTAPQYEGMTWIPDAEWWADRAEELQQRWESWLLK, from the coding sequence ATGAAGAGAGATGCGAGAAAGTGGGTTGTTTGTCTTTTCGTGGCTGGGGTCTTCCTGGTTGCGGGATCTGCCTATGGGGCGGCCAAGCAGATCGTCCTCTCATCGTGGGGGGGAACCTACGAGAAGAACGTGATCAAAGCCATGGTAGAACCTTTTGAAAAGGAGACGGGCATCAAGGTGGTCGTGACGTCCTATCCCAATTTCGCAAAAATAAAGGCCATGGTGGATACGGGGAATATCGAGTGGGACGTGGTTGACATCGAGGACAGGATGCTGCGGCGGGGGCTGAAGGCAGGCCTTTTCGAACCTCTCGACTACTCGGTGATCGACAAGACCGACTTACTCCCAGGGGCGGTTCATCCCTATGCAGTGGGCATAGAGTTCTGGGCAGGGGCTCTGGCATACAGCACCGAGAAGTACCCTGGAGACAACCACCCGAGGAACTGGGCGGATTTCTGGAATGTGAAGAAGTTCCCAGGCGCACGGGCCCTTTTCAACGGTCCCTACGACATGCTTGAGATAGCCCTGCTGGCCGACGGGGTGCCCATGGACAAGCTCTATCCCCTGGACGTGGACAGGGCTTTCCGGAGCCTGGACAGAATCAAGAAGTACGTCACGGTCTGGTGGAAGAAAGGCGCCCAGCCGGCACAGCTCTTGACCGACGGCGAAGTGGACATGACCTATGCCTACAGCGGGCGGATAGCAAACATCATAAAGGACGGGGCCCCGGCAGGCCTCAGCTTCGACCAGGCGAGCGTGAATATCGAATGGCTCGTGATTACCAAGGGCACCAAGAAGGTCAAGGAAGCCATGAAGTTCCTGGCCTTCTGCACAAGGCCGAAGCCGCAGGCCATGTTCAATGCGGCCATGCAGTACGGTCCCATCAACAGGAGGGCCTTCGACTATATCAAGCCGGAGGTGGCGGCCCTGCTTCCCACGGCTCCCCAGTACGAGGGGATGACCTGGATACCCGATGCGGAGTGGTGGGCGGATCGAGCCGAGGAACTCCAGCAGAGATGGGAGAGCTGGCTTCTCAAGTAG
- a CDS encoding cupin domain-containing protein: MKIGEKVKALRRERRTTLNELSQRSGVSKSLLSQIERNISVPTVTTLQRIADAFGIPISRMFAENDTDASAASINRNDVNSGGVMVVRQGRRKKLIMPWGANYEMLCPDLQHRIEFIYLRYPVGAKAEESYSHKGEECGIVLEGRYKGTIGGKEIILEAGDSIYYDSSIPHRWENVGDTEVRAIWAITPPSF; this comes from the coding sequence ATGAAGATTGGCGAGAAGGTGAAAGCTCTGCGCAGGGAGAGGCGAACGACCCTCAATGAACTATCCCAGAGGTCAGGGGTTTCCAAGAGTCTCCTGAGTCAGATAGAGAGGAATATCTCGGTACCTACCGTGACGACCCTCCAGAGGATAGCCGATGCCTTCGGCATTCCCATATCGAGAATGTTTGCTGAGAACGACACCGACGCCTCTGCGGCGTCCATAAACAGAAACGACGTGAATTCGGGTGGAGTCATGGTCGTTCGTCAGGGGCGCCGGAAGAAGCTGATCATGCCCTGGGGGGCCAACTATGAGATGCTGTGCCCGGATCTGCAGCACAGGATCGAGTTCATCTATCTTCGCTATCCGGTGGGTGCAAAGGCGGAGGAATCCTATTCGCACAAGGGCGAAGAATGCGGGATCGTGTTGGAGGGTAGATACAAGGGTACGATCGGCGGCAAGGAGATTATCCTGGAAGCAGGAGACAGTATCTACTACGACAGCTCGATTCCCCACCGGTGGGAAAACGTGGGCGATACAGAGGTGAGGGCGATCTGGGCGATTACACCTCCCTCTTTTTGA
- a CDS encoding trimethylamine methyltransferase family protein: MMKGFTGKLVGSTYPITDDECKMIHAAAVRVLEEGGMRCDDPRAAKMFEKVGCKLEQGGKMVKIPEKVVMKAFETCPSQFTIYGRNPQNDVVIGNGEVHFATVTGRYLRDIRTGERRKATRKDAVEGALMADALENVHGLYKSVMWLFDEPKICNSQMLVGEMLKNTEKGMTWVYNTGAEHEVSDLIRLWEIAAGGADQLKKKPHVLGHVIINPPRVVDVNYTDWLIGFCDAGIPVTVYSALMGGATGPATLAGMLVQAVAETLSLVVQVQAYRPGHPLCFCSFNPSMDMRTGLWSFGNPEYGTVGGGIAAMAKYYGVPCVGFTINDSCEADEQAAYESALKNYNYALSGISLIWDIGGMAGFNFVDWAHMCIDNEVVSFIGQYLKGIRVDEERMAVDEILKVGPLPGSYLKEPHTRKWYREEFLIPELSNRDFFETWERGHTELLEKARQKALEILDTHRSPVPVEVRKEIDDYLDFVKKRDVGNSDNPPE; encoded by the coding sequence ATGATGAAGGGCTTTACGGGAAAGCTGGTGGGATCGACGTATCCCATCACGGATGACGAGTGCAAGATGATCCATGCGGCAGCCGTACGTGTGCTGGAAGAGGGGGGGATGCGCTGCGACGATCCCAGGGCCGCAAAGATGTTCGAGAAGGTGGGCTGCAAGCTGGAGCAGGGCGGGAAGATGGTCAAGATCCCTGAAAAGGTGGTGATGAAAGCCTTTGAAACCTGCCCGAGCCAGTTCACCATCTACGGCCGGAATCCCCAAAATGACGTGGTCATAGGCAACGGTGAGGTGCACTTCGCGACAGTCACCGGGCGCTACCTCCGGGATATCCGGACCGGGGAGAGGCGAAAGGCCACCCGCAAGGATGCGGTGGAGGGGGCTCTGATGGCGGACGCCCTTGAGAACGTCCACGGCCTCTACAAGTCGGTCATGTGGCTCTTTGACGAGCCCAAGATATGCAACTCCCAGATGCTGGTGGGGGAGATGCTGAAAAACACCGAAAAAGGGATGACATGGGTCTACAATACCGGAGCAGAGCATGAGGTCTCGGATCTGATCAGGCTCTGGGAGATCGCTGCTGGCGGGGCCGACCAGCTGAAGAAGAAACCCCACGTTCTCGGCCATGTAATCATCAACCCTCCCCGGGTTGTGGACGTGAATTACACAGACTGGCTTATAGGATTCTGTGATGCCGGTATTCCGGTGACGGTTTACAGCGCTCTCATGGGTGGGGCTACCGGCCCCGCCACCCTGGCCGGGATGCTGGTTCAGGCTGTGGCGGAGACCCTCTCCTTGGTCGTCCAGGTTCAGGCTTACCGGCCCGGCCACCCTCTGTGTTTCTGCAGCTTCAATCCATCCATGGACATGCGGACAGGCCTCTGGTCCTTTGGGAATCCCGAATACGGGACCGTGGGGGGCGGGATCGCCGCAATGGCGAAGTACTACGGGGTGCCCTGCGTGGGTTTCACCATCAACGACTCGTGCGAGGCTGACGAACAGGCGGCCTATGAGAGCGCCCTCAAGAACTACAACTATGCCTTGAGTGGAATCAGTCTGATTTGGGACATAGGCGGGATGGCCGGGTTCAATTTCGTGGACTGGGCCCATATGTGCATAGACAACGAGGTGGTCTCCTTCATCGGCCAGTATCTCAAGGGCATCAGGGTGGATGAGGAGAGGATGGCCGTGGATGAGATTCTCAAGGTGGGCCCCCTGCCTGGCAGCTACCTCAAAGAACCCCATACCCGGAAATGGTACAGGGAGGAGTTTCTGATTCCCGAGCTCAGCAACAGGGATTTCTTTGAGACCTGGGAGCGGGGGCACACCGAGCTGCTGGAGAAGGCCAGGCAGAAGGCTCTCGAGATTCTCGACACCCACCGGTCTCCGGTGCCCGTGGAGGTGAGAAAGGAGATCGACGATTATCTCGATTTCGTCAAGAAGCGGGATGTGGGAAACTCGGACAATCCACCAGAATAG